CGCTGCTGGCGGCGACGGATCTCGTGGCCGACCGCGACCGCTGACAGGCCTGAAGCCGGGATCAAGTCATGGACCGGCGCGGCTTCGTTGTTGTGACTCCGGCGGCGGCGCTGGCTCCTTCCTGCCGCGTAAAGAGGGCGGAAGACGGATGGCCCGCAGCCTGGGACCGGCTGCTGCTCGAGAAGGCGATCCGGTCGCGCGACCAGCGTTTCGATCCGGCGCACTCGATGCTGCGCGTTCTGCTGGGCCCCGAATACCGCTACCACACGAGGCTGCGCGAGTGCCAGGCGCATCCGACGCGCGAATCGCTCGAGTATGCGCTGCTGCTGCTGGAGCCGGGTTCGCCGGAACGCACGGAGCGGGCGTTGCGGATTCTGGACCGCGTGCTGGCGCTGCAGGTAACGGATCCGGCATCACAATGGTACGGGCTTTGGGGGTGGTATCTGGAAGAGCCGCCGGAGAAGATGGCGCCGGCGGACTGGAACTGGGCGGACTTCAACGGATCGCTGCTGGCGCAGATCGAATTCCGGCACGGGGCGCGGCTGCCCGAGGATCCGAGGCGGCGTCTGCGCGAGGCGCTGCTCCACGCCGCGCGCTCCATCCAGCGGCGCGACGTCCGGCCAGGCTATACGAACATTGCGGTGCTGGGCGGGTTTGTGACTCTCGCCGCGGGCGAACTTCTGGAAGACCGGGATCTGGCGGACTACGCACGCGAGCGGATGCGGCGCGTGTGCGCCGAGATCGACCGCACGGGCAGCTTCGCCGAATACAATTCGCCAACGTATGCGCGCGTGACGCTGGCGGCGCTGGTGCGGATCCGGATGTACGTGAAAGACGAAGAAGCGCGGCGGCGCGCGGCGGCGGTGGAGCGGCGGCTGTGGGAGCACATGGCGGCGCACTGGGACGCGGCGCGGCGGCAGTTCTGCGGACCGATGAGCCGCTGCTACTCGAACGACTTCGGCCAGCCCGTCTGGTTCGAGAAAGCGCTGCGCGGGAGGCTCGGGCTGTCCACGCCGGAAAACCGCACGGGGGAGGATGACGGAGAGACGGCGCTGCACGACTACCGCTGCCCGGAGGATCTGGCGCCGCGGTTCCTGAGCCCTGCGGCCGGGCGGATGCACCGGGAGCTGTACATCGCGGAACCGCCCACTTCCGGAGCGTCTTTCTTCTCGCGGGATTTTTCGCTCGGGAGCGCCTCGCGCAGCGACTTCTGGGTGCAGCGGAGGCCGCTGATCGGCTACTTCGGCGATGCCTCGCGGCCGGCGCGCGTCATTCAGCTCCGGGTGGTGAAGGACGGCTATGACTTCGCTTCAGCCGTGTTTCACAGCGTACAGGACCGGGGGCGCGTGCTGGCGGTGATCGGCTTCCGAAATCCGGGCGGCGACCGGCATATCTCGCTGGATCCTGTGCGGGACGGGCGCTTCGAGTGCGGGCGGCTGTTCGCTGAATTTCATATCGGCGGGCTGCCCGGCGGCGCCCGCATCGAATCCGATGAACGGCGCGTGGAAGCTGACAGCCCGCTGGTTCGCGCGCGGCTTCTGCTTCTGGGAGGACGTTTTGGCGGACGGCGGCTGGAGCTGCGCGTCCATCCGCGGGATGGTTCGCTGACGGCGACCCTCGACTTCAAGCCTCCGGACGCGCCGCGGCTGGTGGAGTGGGCGCGGGTGCAGACAGGCTTCGCGGCGCTGGCGCTGGAAGTGGCAGACGCCGGCGCGCCGTTTACGGAGATCGAACCTGCAATGCGGGTGGACGGGAACCTGGCGGAGCTGGCATGGGACGGCCTGTGGATGCGGGCGCTCGTGCGTGTAGCGCCGGTGGAAGAACACGCGCGCGTGTTCGAGGCGCGCATCGGCGGCCAGCCTGCGCCAACACCCCGGCTGAGCGAAGTCCGGCTTGCCTGAGCCGCGCTTCCCGCGCGGGATTACCAGCCGCAATTGCGGCACGGCAGCCAGACGGTGTAGTCCGCGGGACCGCGGTCGTGAAACGCGTAATAGGGGATGAACGTGAGCCGCACGCGCTGCTCCGGCAGAATGGGCTGGTAACCGTACAGCGGCTGTTTTCCCAGAGGCGGGTTGTACGCGAGTCCTGACGTGCGCAGCAGCACAGCCCCGGCGGGCGCGCCGGCCGCGGGCACGGCTTCCATCGCGGCGCTGCCGTCGAGCGCGGCATCGAAGACGGAGAATCCCGGGTTGTCGTGACTCTCGAGGCAGTAAATGAACGGGCCGCGCTGCAGCGCTGCTTTTCCGTAGTCTTCGCTGACGCGCGGATTGGCGAAGACGCGCCGCGGCGCCATGTTGAAAGCGAGACGGACGCGGTCCCCGGCCCGCCACACGCGCTTGAGGGCCAGGTATTCATTCGCGCGGACGGAGTCCCGCAGAGGCTCGTCATTGACCGTGGCCTGCGTATTGTCAGACCAGGAGGGGATGCGGACATGGAGCGTGAATTCCCTCGGCTGTTGCAGCGAGACTGCGATCTCCGCCCCGCCCTGCCAGGGCTGCCCGGTGCGGATGGCCAGGCGGAGCGGCTCGCCCGACTCCAGCTTCCAGTCCAGAGTGGCGTTGTCGTAGAAGTGCACCCATACGCCGTCCTTCGAGGTGCTGAAAAAGTATGCGCCCAGAGCGGTAAACGTGCGCTGGAGGTTCGGCGGGCAGCACGTGGTGGAATACCAGGGATTGCGGATGCGGTCCGAGGCGGGCGCGGCAAGAGGGTTGCGGTAGCAGTACAGCGTGCCGCTCGACGACATGCCCGAGCAGATGCCGTTGTACAGCGCGCGCTCCATCAGGTCGGCGTACTTCGCCTCGCCGGTGAGATGCAGCAGCCGCTGGTTGAAGAGCATGCCCGCGATGGCAGCGCAGCTTTCCGTGTAGGCCTGCTGGTTGGGCAGCTCGTAGGCGTCTCCGAAGGTTTCGCCAGCGGCGCGCGAGCCGACGCCGCCGGTGACGTACATCTTGCGGAAGGCGAGATCCTCCCACAGGCGCAGGATCGTTGAGCGGAAGGCTTCGTTGCCTGTTTCGAGAACGTAATCGGCGGCGCCGGCAGAGGCGTACAGCGCACGCACGGCGTGGCCTTCCAGCTGCGTGCGTTCGGTGAAAGGCTTGCCGGAGAAGATGTAAACGAGGTCGCGCTCGCGCAGCTTGAGCCGTTCCCGCTCGACGCCGCTGAACAGGTATTCGGCGAGGCCCAGATAACGGCGGTCTCCGGTGGTCCGGTAGAGCTCAGCGAGGGCGAGCTCCAGCTCCGGGTGGCCCGTCAGAAGCGGCTGCTTCGGGGCGGGGCCGAAATCACGCAGGAGGTGCTCGACGAACCGGATGCCGCCATCAAGGAGCTTCCGTTTGCCGGAGGAACGGTAGCAGGCGATGCCGGCCTGCAGCAGATGGCCCAGGCAGTAGAGTTCATGGCCGGTGACCTGCTGCTGCCAGCGCAGCGGAGCGCGGTCTTCGACGAACCAGGTGTTCAGATAGCCGGATGGCTCCTGCGCGGCGAGGATCGTATCAGTGAGCTCGTCGAGAGTGGCCTCGAGTTTCGCATCTGGCCGGACCTGCAGGCTCCAGGCGGCGGCTTCCATCCACTTGTAGAGGTCGGAATCGGTGTAGAGCGGGCCGCGGCGGGGTGGCTGGCGGTCCGGACGGGCGAGCCGGCGGAAGTTGTCCACGATGCCGTTCTGTTCGAGCAATTCGAGCAGCGTGGGGAGAGAGCGCTCGATGGTGACGTCCTGGCGCGTCTTCCAGAAACCGGGCTGGAACCGGACGGCGCGGACAGGAACCGGGTGAAGCAGCGCGTGAGGGCTTTTCTGCAGATGCAACAGGCCCTCTTCCCGCCACGGCTGCTGCGCGGCTGCAAGAGAAGCTGTCAGGAAGGCCAGCAGGACGGCATTGCGCATGGATCGGTTGTATCAAACCGCAGCGACGGCGGTCAGCCGAGCGGAGTGCGGAGCTTGCGGCGGAGGAACTCGCGGTCTTCCGCCGTCGACATGGCAAGGAATGCGGCAGCGCCCGCCGCTGCGCTGACAGACGCAGCGAGGAAGAGTCGCGCCCAGCTCGAAATGGGCATTGCATGGCGGAACAGCAGGGCGGAGACGCCCGTGGCCATGCCCGTCAGAAGCGCCGGGACAAGGCTGCGGAGGAGATACTCCCGGACCGGGATGCCTGATTCCCGAAGCGCGTAGGGCACGAGCGTGAAAACAGCAATCCCGATGCTTGAAGCCAGCTTGACCAGCGCCACGGCGGCCAGCCCCTTCCAGCGGATGGCGAAGACCCCGCCGGCGACGACGAACAGCGCCTCGATGGCCAGCGCCGCCGTCGGGACGCGCAGGCGGCGGGTGCCGAGGAGGTATTGGTACGGGACGGCCGTGAGAGAGCGGAGGATCATGGCGGCGCCGTAGAAGAGGAGCACTGTGTCGCTCCGTTGCCAAAATTCGCCGCTCAGATAGCGTGGGCCGACCCATAGGGCGAGGAACGGCTGGCCGAGCGCCATCACGCCCCCCAGCAGCAGGAAGGCGAGGGAGCACATCCAGCGGTTCACGCGCAGGAAAAACGTGCGGGACTCCTCCTGCTGTCCGGAGGCCGACAGGGCGGTGAAGTAGGGCGCCAGCACGGCGCTGAGGGCGGCCGTCAGGCGCCGGGCGTGCAGGGCCAGATAGCGGCCGATGTGGTAGTGCGCCACGGCCGCGGGACCGGAGTGCTGCACGATGACGAGCTGATCCGTCTGGAACGCCAGCAGTTCGCTCACCCGCATCATGAGATTCGCGCTGCCGTAGGAGGTGAGCTGTTTCACCACGGGCTTATCCAGAGCCGGCGGCCACAAGTCCGAGATCACCTTCCAGCGGTGGAGGATGAACTGCTGCACCACCCAGGGCAGCATGGTGCCTGCGGCCTGCGCCAGGGCGACGAACAGCAGCCCGGCGCCCGCCTCGATGGCGGCGACGATGAACAGACCCGAGGCCAGTGTCCCTGCGATGTTGGTGGCGACCAGCCAGTCGTAACGCCTGAGCCCGCTGAGAACCGAGCCGGCCAGCGTGCCGGTCAGGTTCAGCGCCAGGACGGCGAAACTCAGACACAGAACGGACCGGACGGTCGATTCGTCCAGAGGTCCGGTCTGGATCCAGCGGACGGCCAGGGCTGCCAGAGGCCAGGAGGCCAGAAGTCCGATTCCGGTGATGCCGCAAAGGAGCCAGAAG
This DNA window, taken from Bryobacteraceae bacterium, encodes the following:
- a CDS encoding LPS biosynthesis protein, with the translated sequence MAGADRPHGAGAASPEAFRSVGAGGGALLSGLHFGVTVLVTFFLAPYMLRRLGDTSYGLLSVAWELSGYFGLLDFGLRNAIAYYVARAAASGEPGGLRVVIRNAFWLLCGITGIGLLASWPLAALAVRWIQTGPLDESTVRSVLCLSFAVLALNLTGTLAGSVLSGLRRYDWLVATNIAGTLASGLFIVAAIEAGAGLLFVALAQAAGTMLPWVVQQFILHRWKVISDLWPPALDKPVVKQLTSYGSANLMMRVSELLAFQTDQLVIVQHSGPAAVAHYHIGRYLALHARRLTAALSAVLAPYFTALSASGQQEESRTFFLRVNRWMCSLAFLLLGGVMALGQPFLALWVGPRYLSGEFWQRSDTVLLFYGAAMILRSLTAVPYQYLLGTRRLRVPTAALAIEALFVVAGGVFAIRWKGLAAVALVKLASSIGIAVFTLVPYALRESGIPVREYLLRSLVPALLTGMATGVSALLFRHAMPISSWARLFLAASVSAAAGAAAFLAMSTAEDREFLRRKLRTPLG